TGGGAATAGCTTTAGATGCTTAACCAGGTTTTTATTTTCGATTTTGTGTTGTggattttttctataaaactaTGCCATCTTAAAGTTGGGATGTGAACCTAGTAGGCTTTTTATAGTTACatatgagtttttatttttttttgaatataatgttaaattagattcaagaaaaaataacgtTTTGTACATCAAATGCTAATGTTTCTTAAAATTCTGAACTTTGTTACATATGAGTTTTACTATTAAAGAATTGTTTAAAGGTAAACGAATGAAAGTAGGTTACcttctgaaactttttttttgatgtgtttCATTTTATGTCAACTAACAGTTTATATATAAGACAAACAGAAAATTCATAGAAATGATTCCTGTTCTTGGTCGATCTTTCGTTGGTGGGCTTTCCACTTCAACGAAACTTCATTAAGCGATTTGGTAGAGAATCCATCGTCCCTTAAGACTCTAACAGATCCTTCTTTcaactctttcatttttttccttaccGCATtcccttcttctccttctatcAATCCTTTTACCACTCTCGCCACTTCTTCCCTTCCTACGACCCCGTCTTCACCCAGTCGTGCTCTTAGAGCCGCACCAACATCCACGAGTAGCAATGCGTTCATCTTTTGCTCCGCGTATAACGGCCATGCTATGAGCGGTACACCGTTTACAATACTTTCTAGACTCGAATTCCATCCACAATGAGTTAAAAATCCACCTATAGATGTATGAGTCAGAATTTGAGCCTGTGGAGCCCATGACCCAACCACTAGACCTTTTTCTTTGGTTCGGTCTAAGAAGCCTTGTGGTAAAAACGAAAATGGATCATTTCGGCTTTGTGGATTGAAATACGATGAACTAGCTATCCCACTCGGACTTCGTATGACCCAAAGAAACCGTTTTCCACTCTCCGCTAGGCCAAGAGCCAGCTCAATGAACTGCTCAAACGTGAGTGTTCCGCCGCTTCCAAAGGATACGTATAGAACCGACCCGAATGGTTGGTTGTCTAGCCAATTTAAACATTTGTACTCATCGTTCACGTCAGCATCGTGTGAACCCGAGTTAACCAACGGCCCAATCAGGTAAACCGGTGGTTTATCAGGAGCCGGTTCTTGTACAATCTTTATAGTGTTTGGCTCTAAATCGACGAAGGAATTCACTAGAATCCCTTCAGCTTCTTTGAATCTCTTGACGTTGTGTAGAAGCCATTTGTATGATTCATCTTTTCGGTCTTGACACGGATCGACGAAATCCTTACCGGTTATGGGGACACAACCGGGAATAATAACCGGTTCGGTTAATTCCCTAAACTCACACGACACCGTTTCGTCTAGCTTCGGCAAGTGAAGCAGAAACGTGAGGACGTTGGCATTTGATGCATAGAAAATGTATGGCGACACGTGGAACTCAGCAGCCACGTCGAACGCATCCGTACCAAATAGATCGACGACGAGAACCGCCGGGAGACGTTTCTCCGCCGATAACGAGCCAAAAAGCTCCCGGAGCGCCGGGTTGGAACGAGTCACGGTGAGCGATATCCGAGTTTCGATTCGAGCTGTCGAAGGAACGTCGGAAAGATCGGCGGGAGGGAGGAAGACGGAGGCTATGGAGGAAGGGAGAGAGTTGAGAACGGATCTTTGAGCCTTAGACGGAGGAGAATCGCCGGGGATGATGAAAGTGACGGTGAAACCGTGATTGTCAAGGAGTCGCTTTGCTAACTCGACGAGTGGGATGAGGTGACCTATACCGGGACTTGGTATGATTGCTACATGTGGAGTGTTTCCATCTGC
This sequence is a window from Arabidopsis thaliana chromosome 1 sequence. Protein-coding genes within it:
- the UGT72B3 gene encoding UDP-glucosyl transferase 72B3, yielding MQKMADGNTPHVAIIPSPGIGHLIPLVELAKRLLDNHGFTVTFIIPGDSPPSKAQRSVLNSLPSSIASVFLPPADLSDVPSTARIETRISLTVTRSNPALRELFGSLSAEKRLPAVLVVDLFGTDAFDVAAEFHVSPYIFYASNANVLTFLLHLPKLDETVSCEFRELTEPVIIPGCVPITGKDFVDPCQDRKDESYKWLLHNVKRFKEAEGILVNSFVDLEPNTIKIVQEPAPDKPPVYLIGPLVNSGSHDADVNDEYKCLNWLDNQPFGSVLYVSFGSGGTLTFEQFIELALGLAESGKRFLWVIRSPSGIASSSYFNPQSRNDPFSFLPQGFLDRTKEKGLVVGSWAPQAQILTHTSIGGFLTHCGWNSSLESIVNGVPLIAWPLYAEQKMNALLLVDVGAALRARLGEDGVVGREEVARVVKGLIEGEEGNAVRKKMKELKEGSVRVLRDDGFSTKSLNEVSLKWKAHQRKIDQEQESFL
- the UGT72B3 gene encoding UDP-glucosyl transferase 72B3 (UDP-glucosyl transferase 72B3 (UGT72B3); FUNCTIONS IN: quercetin 3-O-glucosyltransferase activity, UDP-glycosyltransferase activity, transferase activity, transferring glycosyl groups; INVOLVED IN: metabolic process; LOCATED IN: cellular_component unknown; EXPRESSED IN: 11 plant structures; EXPRESSED DURING: LP.04 four leaves visible, petal differentiation and expansion stage; CONTAINS InterPro DOMAIN/s: UDP-glucuronosyl/UDP-glucosyltransferase (InterPro:IPR002213); BEST Arabidopsis thaliana protein match is: UDP-Glycosyltransferase superfamily protein (TAIR:AT1G01390.1); Has 7961 Blast hits to 7896 proteins in 480 species: Archae - 0; Bacteria - 474; Metazoa - 2294; Fungi - 32; Plants - 5027; Viruses - 70; Other Eukaryotes - 64 (source: NCBI BLink).); amino-acid sequence: MADGNTPHVAIIPSPGIGHLIPLVELAKRLLDNHGFTVTFIIPGDSPPSKAQRSVLNSLPSSIASVFLPPADLSDVPSTARIETRISLTVTRSNPALRELFGSLSAEKRLPAVLVVDLFGTDAFDVAAEFHVSPYIFYASNANVLTFLLHLPKLDETVSCEFRELTEPVIIPGCVPITGKDFVDPCQDRKDESYKWLLHNVKRFKEAEGILVNSFVDLEPNTIKIVQEPAPDKPPVYLIGPLVNSGSHDADVNDEYKCLNWLDNQPFGSVLYVSFGSGGTLTFEQFIELALGLAESGKRFLWVIRSPSGIASSSYFNPQSRNDPFSFLPQGFLDRTKEKGLVVGSWAPQAQILTHTSIGGFLTHCGWNSSLESIVNGVPLIAWPLYAEQKMNALLLVDVGAALRARLGEDGVVGREEVARVVKGLIEGEEGNAVRKKMKELKEGSVRVLRDDGFSTKSLNEVSLKWKAHQRKIDQEQESFL